The Bdellovibrio bacteriovorus genome includes a region encoding these proteins:
- a CDS encoding PAS domain-containing sensor histidine kinase: protein MSLLKTQKFSSILVQNTSGDDSLEFLMQARLFQPMAPRLLIAEDLSESEVREGINKAQVYRFMRWPLSEREIWAQLESALQKHSMYLSRSLLLRESSHQNKQLEALTHSLEAMVEERTQYIELSHHEESEKLNRERQLVRFIKDLATQTSFEDILGILRKELRKFHKMGDPILAYRLGGNKTFFLSFQLGHFTQTESLTPYEFPKTPQVPSAELIRYFANHFGRPFIKAYVVPLELRLTSHFVGGEGEAILCIENSLSDKEMGPFIDFMSDRMRPLSMALDRVLLESQLSSFSYRWEKTFDGMRDPIAIVDVDYNVVRANRKFSDRFLQHKCYESFAHRKSQCEGCPVPQAMKEGHPQAGQIQVDGRIYQVHSYPVLLDQGTRPTNVVNQYVDITQSRELYLRMLQNEKMGAIGMLAGNIAHELNNPLTGLRALTQVLLQEAPQEGNLHADLVEIEKATARSQRIIKNLLDFSKGEDQPSEYISVDEIIERTLPMLKSALRTHRLEVDLQTLGQTVFVEPHLLQQVVFNLINNACQAMKDPGRLKVTTHSEGKLVIVEIEDTGAGIPLEIQRRIFEPFFTTKKEGHGTGLGLSMSKSIIEKFGGTIQFHNVEPHGSCFTIELPRKDSE from the coding sequence TTGTCTCTTTTAAAAACTCAGAAATTTTCCTCGATCTTAGTCCAGAATACATCCGGCGATGACAGCCTGGAGTTCTTAATGCAGGCCCGGTTGTTCCAACCGATGGCTCCACGTCTTTTGATTGCCGAAGATTTAAGTGAAAGCGAAGTCCGTGAAGGGATTAATAAGGCGCAAGTCTATCGCTTCATGCGTTGGCCTCTTTCGGAACGTGAAATCTGGGCGCAGTTAGAAAGTGCCTTACAGAAACACTCAATGTATTTGTCGCGCTCTTTGCTTTTGCGCGAATCTTCGCATCAAAATAAGCAGTTGGAGGCTTTGACGCATTCCCTAGAAGCCATGGTTGAAGAGCGCACGCAGTACATCGAACTTTCCCACCACGAAGAATCAGAAAAACTGAATCGGGAAAGACAGCTCGTTCGCTTTATCAAAGATCTGGCCACGCAAACTTCGTTTGAAGATATCTTGGGTATCTTACGTAAAGAATTGCGCAAGTTTCACAAGATGGGTGATCCCATCTTAGCGTATCGCTTGGGTGGCAATAAAACTTTCTTTTTAAGTTTTCAGTTGGGACACTTTACTCAGACGGAATCGTTAACTCCCTATGAGTTTCCCAAAACTCCGCAAGTCCCTAGCGCAGAACTCATTCGCTATTTTGCAAACCACTTCGGTCGCCCTTTTATTAAAGCCTACGTTGTTCCGTTGGAACTGCGTTTGACAAGTCACTTTGTCGGCGGCGAAGGGGAGGCGATCTTATGTATAGAGAACTCTCTTTCCGATAAAGAGATGGGACCTTTCATCGACTTTATGAGCGATCGCATGCGCCCCTTAAGCATGGCGCTGGATCGTGTTCTTTTGGAAAGTCAGCTTTCCAGCTTCTCTTATCGTTGGGAAAAAACCTTCGATGGGATGCGCGACCCCATTGCCATCGTCGATGTCGATTACAACGTGGTTCGCGCGAATAGAAAATTCTCGGATCGGTTTCTGCAACATAAGTGTTATGAAAGCTTCGCGCATCGCAAGTCACAGTGTGAAGGTTGCCCTGTTCCTCAAGCTATGAAAGAGGGACACCCTCAAGCAGGACAGATTCAGGTTGATGGGCGTATTTATCAGGTTCATAGCTATCCTGTGCTCTTAGATCAGGGAACACGCCCTACAAATGTGGTAAATCAATACGTCGACATCACGCAGTCTCGCGAGCTTTATTTGCGGATGTTACAGAATGAAAAAATGGGTGCGATCGGCATGCTTGCGGGTAACATCGCGCATGAACTGAATAACCCGCTCACGGGATTAAGAGCTTTAACTCAAGTTCTTTTGCAAGAAGCGCCTCAAGAGGGAAATCTTCACGCCGACTTGGTCGAAATCGAAAAAGCCACGGCTCGCTCACAAAGAATTATTAAAAACCTTTTGGACTTTTCAAAAGGCGAAGATCAGCCTTCAGAGTATATCAGTGTTGATGAAATCATTGAACGTACTTTGCCGATGCTGAAATCAGCTTTGCGCACGCATCGTCTAGAAGTGGATTTGCAGACACTGGGGCAAACCGTCTTCGTAGAGCCCCATCTTTTGCAACAGGTGGTCTTCAATCTGATTAACAATGCTTGTCAGGCGATGAAAGATCCAGGTCGTCTGAAAGTGACGACACACTCTGAAGGAAAACTTGTTATCGTGGAGATCGAAGACACGGGGGCGGGAATTCCTTTGGAAATCCAACGTCGCATTTTCGAACCTTTCTTTACGACAAAAAAAGAAGGACATGGAACCGGTCTTGGGTTAAGTATGTCTAAGTCCATCATTGAAAAATTTGGCGGCACTATTCAGTTCCATAACGTCGAACCTCATGGGAGCTGTTTTACAATCGAGCTGCCCCGCAAGGATTCGGAGTAA
- a CDS encoding response regulator encodes MKILIVDDEALVRRSLSRALKSKGFDVMEATNGHEGLQSWKSWAPDLVFLDVLMPGMTGPEVLKEMGTSNTAKVILMSAFSGEHNMQTAQQMGANLFVPKPFEDIFAVVKMAEDLLA; translated from the coding sequence TTGAAGATTCTGATTGTAGATGATGAAGCCCTGGTCCGTCGTTCATTAAGCCGTGCTTTAAAAAGTAAAGGCTTTGACGTCATGGAAGCCACCAATGGCCACGAGGGATTGCAATCTTGGAAAAGCTGGGCGCCAGATTTGGTCTTCTTGGATGTGTTGATGCCAGGAATGACGGGCCCAGAAGTTTTAAAAGAGATGGGCACCAGCAACACAGCTAAGGTCATCTTAATGTCGGCCTTTTCGGGCGAGCACAATATGCAAACCGCTCAGCAGATGGGGGCGAATCTTTTTGTTCCCAAACCTTTTGAAGATATTTTCGCCGTCGTAAAGATGGCTGAGGACCTTTTAGCATGA
- the rsmD gene encoding 16S rRNA (guanine(966)-N(2))-methyltransferase RsmD — MRIISGKYRGHQLVAFKADHIRPTTDRVKETLFNKIQFQIDGANVADLFCGTGNLGIEALSRDAKFCTFVEKNPKSLTITRQNLEKLKVPNSEYKIINMDVIAFLKSYQGEAFDIILADPPFTEKMAHSVMEAASVSAGFAEHTIMAIESEKKERMEERYGSLVRYDQKDYGDKYLNMFCHEAALKEENNE, encoded by the coding sequence ATGAGAATTATTTCAGGTAAGTACCGTGGTCACCAGCTTGTGGCCTTTAAAGCTGATCATATTCGTCCCACCACAGACCGCGTAAAAGAAACGCTTTTTAACAAAATCCAGTTCCAAATCGATGGTGCGAACGTCGCAGATTTGTTTTGTGGCACAGGCAATCTGGGTATTGAAGCATTATCTCGTGATGCTAAGTTCTGTACCTTCGTAGAAAAAAATCCCAAATCTTTGACCATCACTCGTCAGAACTTAGAAAAGCTTAAAGTTCCTAATTCGGAATATAAGATCATCAACATGGACGTCATTGCTTTCTTGAAATCGTACCAGGGCGAAGCTTTCGATATTATTTTAGCCGATCCTCCCTTCACCGAAAAAATGGCTCATTCAGTCATGGAGGCTGCGAGTGTGAGCGCGGGCTTTGCCGAACACACGATTATGGCGATAGAATCTGAAAAGAAAGAGCGCATGGAGGAGCGTTATGGTTCCTTGGTGCGCTACGATCAAAAAGATTACGGCGACAAATACTTAAATATGTTTTGTCACGAAGCGGCCCTGAAGGAAGAGAACAATGAGTAA
- the coaD gene encoding pantetheine-phosphate adenylyltransferase, with amino-acid sequence MSKIAVYPGSFDPITMGHVDIINRIAAVYDQVIVLVAQSSQKSSMFSAEERKVLIEKSLSHVKNVKVDIFGGLTVDYMKKAKAQVIVRGLRAVVDFEYEMTMANMNKKLAPEIETLLVFASPEYYYISSRGVKEVAVNGGALKGLVPDVVIEALEKKIKK; translated from the coding sequence ATGAGTAAGATTGCAGTTTATCCAGGAAGTTTTGATCCAATCACTATGGGCCACGTGGATATCATCAATCGTATTGCGGCCGTGTATGATCAGGTCATTGTCTTGGTTGCACAGTCGTCACAAAAATCCTCTATGTTCAGCGCAGAAGAACGTAAAGTCTTGATTGAAAAATCTTTGTCTCATGTGAAGAATGTGAAGGTCGATATTTTCGGCGGTCTGACTGTCGATTATATGAAAAAGGCTAAAGCTCAAGTCATCGTGCGCGGTCTTCGTGCCGTCGTGGATTTTGAGTACGAGATGACCATGGCTAACATGAATAAGAAATTGGCTCCGGAAATTGAAACGCTTTTGGTGTTCGCAAGTCCTGAGTACTATTACATCTCTTCTCGAGGTGTGAAAGAAGTGGCCGTCAATGGCGGCGCTTTAAAAGGCTTAGTGCCCGACGTGGTGATAGAGGCTTTAGAGAAAAAGATCAAAAAATAA
- a CDS encoding pyridoxal phosphate-dependent aminotransferase, with amino-acid sequence MLQLSKRAQNLKTSPTLFLVAKARELASQGHDVISLTVGEPDWPTFKAPSEAGIEAIQKGITKYTPANGTLELRKAITEKMKHELGFEYTPKEITVASGAKYIIFAALQMLCSPGDEVIVATPYWVSYPTMIELADGVPHIVECGELENFKITPEKLEKAINLKTRAFLFCSPSNPTGLSYTADELKALAEVLRKHPHVAIISDDIYNRLVFDGSKVAPHILSVAPDLRERTVLVNGGSKAYSMTGWRIGWAAGPEKLITAMADYQSQSTGSPSSISQHALLAGLRTSESDINGVVEKLISRKVSGLKELQAIEHFKVAEPQGAFYFWVDIRNCLGKTYQDRIVRTSKDFCDILLEKFFVATVPGAECGTEGFMRLSFAVSEDTMKRAVGRMRDFVGQLV; translated from the coding sequence TTGCTTCAACTTTCTAAAAGAGCACAAAACTTAAAGACGTCTCCTACTTTATTTCTCGTCGCTAAAGCCAGAGAGCTGGCATCTCAAGGTCACGATGTGATCTCACTAACGGTGGGTGAACCTGATTGGCCCACGTTTAAAGCTCCTTCCGAAGCCGGAATTGAAGCTATTCAAAAAGGTATTACGAAATACACGCCCGCTAATGGAACTCTAGAGCTTCGTAAAGCTATCACAGAAAAAATGAAGCATGAATTGGGCTTTGAGTATACGCCGAAAGAAATCACGGTGGCTTCGGGGGCGAAGTACATTATCTTCGCAGCTTTGCAGATGCTGTGCTCTCCCGGCGATGAAGTGATCGTGGCGACTCCTTACTGGGTCAGTTATCCAACAATGATTGAACTTGCCGATGGCGTGCCTCATATCGTGGAATGTGGCGAGCTTGAGAATTTCAAAATCACTCCAGAAAAGTTAGAAAAAGCGATCAATCTTAAAACGCGGGCTTTCTTATTCTGTTCTCCAAGCAATCCGACAGGATTGTCTTACACGGCGGACGAGTTAAAAGCTTTGGCCGAAGTGTTGCGCAAACATCCGCATGTGGCGATCATCTCTGATGATATCTACAACCGTTTAGTTTTTGATGGCAGTAAAGTGGCTCCGCATATTCTTTCGGTCGCTCCAGATCTTCGTGAGCGCACGGTTTTAGTGAATGGCGGATCGAAAGCTTACTCGATGACCGGGTGGCGTATTGGGTGGGCCGCGGGCCCTGAAAAACTAATTACAGCGATGGCCGATTATCAAAGTCAGTCGACGGGTTCTCCTTCAAGTATTTCTCAACACGCTCTTCTTGCGGGTCTTCGCACCAGCGAATCTGACATTAACGGCGTGGTTGAAAAGCTGATCTCAAGAAAGGTTTCAGGACTTAAAGAGCTGCAAGCGATTGAGCACTTCAAAGTCGCTGAGCCTCAAGGAGCTTTTTATTTCTGGGTCGACATTCGTAACTGTCTTGGTAAAACCTATCAAGATCGCATCGTCAGAACTTCCAAAGATTTCTGCGATATCTTATTAGAAAAATTCTTCGTCGCGACCGTGCCGGGTGCAGAATGTGGAACCGAAGGTTTCATGCGCCTCAGTTTTGCCGTGTCTGAAGACACCATGAAACGCGCCGTCGGCAGAATGCGCGATTTCGTAGGGCAGTTAGTTTAA
- a CDS encoding DUF2802 domain-containing protein → MSFWFLLQVLVNLILLAGVVGLWVRLNRPPKDDPRLSKGLQLLQSKIAVLEDLSDRTETQVNQLTALLEQKVKDIQTKIQASDKQLAKIEQSMQKSLEVAKIFQDRIPHNEILERKNTIKYVKAARLAHQGHSIDDIAAQVPELSRGEIEFIANVNREQLMFCEDSLPEWAQGEADMQDSSADLSDVDNMSFMAPLQRDSAHDMSSVFEVPKTDNEALKKLGEAFKAACIEVEEKETAAQQTANNVSALFNVTQNIAQTFLSEKPTPVAPTAAPKAQTLATTAPTSANGKKDNVIRPVEFRRLDMTKDLG, encoded by the coding sequence GTGAGTTTCTGGTTCTTACTACAAGTGCTTGTGAATTTAATTCTATTAGCAGGTGTTGTTGGTTTGTGGGTTCGTTTAAACCGTCCTCCTAAAGATGATCCAAGACTCAGCAAGGGTTTGCAGCTTTTGCAAAGCAAAATCGCCGTGCTAGAAGATCTTTCAGACCGAACTGAAACTCAGGTTAATCAGTTAACGGCTTTGCTGGAACAAAAAGTAAAAGACATTCAAACCAAGATTCAGGCTTCAGATAAACAACTCGCAAAAATCGAACAGAGCATGCAAAAGAGTTTGGAAGTCGCAAAGATCTTCCAAGATCGCATTCCTCATAACGAAATCTTAGAACGCAAAAACACGATTAAATACGTTAAGGCCGCTCGTTTAGCGCATCAAGGTCACAGCATTGATGATATCGCGGCTCAAGTGCCCGAACTTTCTCGCGGTGAAATTGAATTCATTGCCAACGTGAACCGTGAGCAATTGATGTTCTGTGAAGACAGTTTGCCTGAATGGGCGCAGGGCGAAGCCGATATGCAAGATTCTTCAGCGGATCTAAGTGACGTGGATAACATGTCCTTCATGGCGCCTTTACAAAGAGACTCTGCGCACGACATGAGTTCTGTATTTGAAGTTCCAAAAACAGACAATGAAGCACTTAAAAAATTAGGTGAAGCTTTTAAGGCCGCTTGTATTGAAGTGGAAGAAAAAGAAACCGCCGCCCAACAAACGGCGAACAATGTTTCTGCTCTTTTCAATGTAACTCAGAATATTGCGCAAACTTTCTTAAGTGAAAAACCAACGCCAGTGGCACCAACGGCTGCTCCGAAGGCTCAGACTTTGGCAACGACCGCTCCAACATCGGCGAATGGAAAAAAAGACAATGTGATTCGTCCCGTAGAATTCCGTCGCTTAGATATGACGAAAGATTTGGGATAA
- a CDS encoding SRPBCC family protein encodes MVTKIEKTISLKAPREDIWRALTKKNELSQWWNEGVILQPDIGGIFQEPWIDSEGQKHLASGRVVYSRENHDIVFTWHEHEWRPEWETECMLKIEDKGEERTVTLQHYGWEHFPDAQRESLQKEFDVVWDIHLKDLKNYIESGPH; translated from the coding sequence ATGGTTACAAAGATTGAAAAAACAATCTCCCTTAAAGCTCCGCGCGAAGATATTTGGCGAGCTCTTACCAAGAAGAATGAACTCTCTCAATGGTGGAATGAAGGGGTGATTCTTCAGCCCGATATTGGTGGTATCTTTCAAGAACCGTGGATCGATAGTGAGGGCCAGAAACACTTAGCTTCGGGGCGAGTCGTTTATTCCCGCGAAAATCACGACATCGTCTTTACCTGGCATGAGCACGAATGGCGCCCGGAATGGGAAACTGAATGCATGCTGAAGATTGAAGACAAAGGCGAAGAGCGTACGGTGACTTTGCAACACTATGGCTGGGAGCACTTTCCAGATGCCCAACGCGAATCCCTGCAAAAAGAATTCGATGTGGTCTGGGATATACATCTTAAAGATCTCAAAAATTACATCGAGTCAGGTCCCCATTAA
- the pal gene encoding peptidoglycan-associated lipoprotein Pal, translating into MFRKLALGLVACAVVAGCKGKQTQSDQSIETLPAGGQSTAIDSSPLSYDPMGSDSGKIAGLETVHFGYDKSSLDAASKKVIASNVEWMKSNPGVKVQIEGHCDNRGTIEYNVALGERRANAVKAYMVSLGIAGDRLSVISYGKEKPLDMGDTEAAWAKNRRANFVPAQ; encoded by the coding sequence ATGTTTCGTAAATTAGCTCTTGGTCTTGTTGCCTGCGCGGTTGTTGCTGGTTGTAAAGGAAAACAAACTCAATCGGATCAATCCATTGAAACTTTGCCTGCAGGTGGCCAATCTACTGCCATTGACTCATCACCTTTGAGCTATGATCCAATGGGTTCTGACTCTGGCAAAATCGCGGGTCTTGAAACAGTTCACTTCGGTTACGATAAATCGAGCTTGGATGCGGCTTCTAAAAAAGTGATCGCTTCTAACGTTGAGTGGATGAAATCAAACCCAGGCGTGAAAGTTCAAATCGAAGGTCACTGTGACAACCGCGGTACTATCGAGTACAATGTGGCTTTAGGTGAAAGACGCGCTAACGCCGTGAAAGCTTATATGGTAAGCTTGGGTATTGCTGGCGATCGTTTGAGCGTTATCAGCTACGGTAAAGAAAAACCACTTGATATGGGTGACACTGAAGCAGCATGGGCGAAAAACCGCCGTGCGAACTTTGTTCCTGCTCAGTAA
- a CDS encoding DUF4398 domain-containing protein — protein sequence MRLQRLFIGVLLFTVIVSCQTVPAPVEDYSLARAALDAARSVQAARHSPGYWHQAEEAYRKGRIYFEDRDYSKAKEQFVRARVSAEKAENSARLIRQRTGDVL from the coding sequence GTGAGACTACAGAGACTTTTCATCGGAGTTCTACTTTTTACGGTGATTGTCAGCTGTCAAACAGTCCCTGCACCCGTTGAGGATTACTCCCTCGCACGAGCTGCACTAGATGCGGCTCGTTCTGTTCAAGCGGCCCGCCATTCCCCTGGTTATTGGCACCAAGCTGAAGAAGCTTACCGTAAAGGCCGTATCTATTTTGAAGATCGTGATTATTCGAAAGCTAAAGAACAATTCGTGCGCGCTCGCGTTTCTGCGGAAAAAGCGGAAAACTCGGCACGATTGATTCGTCAAAGAACAGGAGATGTTCTATGA
- a CDS encoding tetratricopeptide repeat protein, translating to MKKILVALVATPLFLTGCLKTRNEVRETEQRQVMQQQVTTLQRSNADVSNRFADLEEQMRNLNGRVDVVENRVGQGNSGMETAVRNTQQQNQDLNQKVTLLQEALTKMEKDIYTLNAEIQSLKAERVAGQAERSAKQAKKNVYEVGEEFFNKKDWKQAILNYQKYRDDNPKGSKFADATYKIGVSFQELGMKDEAKTFYDEVVNKFPKSDEARRSKTRLKGLKK from the coding sequence ATGAAGAAAATCCTAGTGGCTCTTGTTGCCACACCTCTATTCCTGACTGGTTGTTTGAAAACGCGCAATGAAGTTCGTGAGACAGAACAGCGCCAAGTCATGCAGCAACAAGTAACGACTCTGCAAAGAAGCAATGCCGATGTTTCAAACCGCTTTGCAGACCTCGAAGAACAAATGAGAAATCTGAATGGCCGTGTTGACGTGGTTGAAAACCGCGTAGGTCAAGGCAACTCCGGCATGGAAACAGCCGTAAGAAATACTCAACAGCAGAATCAAGATTTGAACCAGAAGGTCACGCTTCTTCAAGAGGCTCTGACAAAGATGGAAAAAGACATTTACACTTTGAACGCCGAAATCCAATCCCTGAAAGCCGAGCGTGTCGCGGGCCAAGCGGAAAGATCTGCAAAGCAAGCTAAGAAGAACGTTTATGAAGTTGGCGAAGAGTTCTTCAATAAAAAAGATTGGAAACAGGCGATCTTAAACTACCAAAAATACCGTGACGACAATCCAAAAGGATCGAAGTTCGCGGATGCGACTTATAAAATCGGCGTGTCCTTCCAAGAGTTGGGCATGAAAGACGAAGCAAAAACTTTTTACGACGAAGTAGTTAATAAATTTCCGAAATCAGATGAAGCTCGTCGTTCTAAAACTCGCTTGAAGGGTTTGAAAAAATAA
- the tsaD gene encoding tRNA (adenosine(37)-N6)-threonylcarbamoyltransferase complex transferase subunit TsaD, which yields MERVLAIETSCDDTSVAIVDRSGWVHSVVAASQDLEHEIYGGIVPEIAARNHSIALIPLIEEAFKKAGMTWKDVEGIAVTNRPGLIGALIVGLVTAKSLSQAKGLPFLGVNHLEGHLLAPFLRDSQYAPPEDFGYPYVGLAISGGHTSLYQIKGLGDYKVLGATKDDAAGECFDKFAKMAGLGFPGGVRIDQMAKTGNPHAFEFPRSMIHDETFDMSFSGLKSSGQRMLEQLGPELVQEQLPDLCASFQEAIVDVLIAKLDRAAKVFRSKRVILTGGVSANSRLRARAEEWAAKKGLTLVVPPIRYCTDNAAMIGYAGVLRMNAGEFSNIDLGPSPQVLTTDFR from the coding sequence ATTGAACGTGTATTAGCCATTGAAACCAGCTGTGATGACACTTCCGTAGCGATCGTAGATCGCAGTGGTTGGGTGCACTCTGTTGTCGCGGCTTCGCAAGATTTAGAACACGAAATCTATGGCGGTATCGTCCCTGAAATCGCCGCTCGCAATCACTCCATCGCTCTGATTCCCTTAATTGAAGAGGCTTTTAAAAAAGCCGGAATGACTTGGAAAGACGTCGAGGGAATTGCCGTCACCAATCGTCCTGGTCTGATTGGTGCTTTGATTGTGGGGCTTGTGACGGCGAAATCCTTGTCGCAAGCAAAGGGTCTTCCCTTTCTAGGAGTGAATCACTTAGAAGGTCACTTGTTAGCACCTTTCTTGCGTGACTCCCAATATGCTCCACCTGAAGACTTCGGATATCCTTACGTAGGGTTAGCCATCAGTGGCGGTCACACCAGTCTTTATCAAATCAAAGGTTTGGGTGATTACAAAGTTCTGGGCGCCACGAAAGACGACGCAGCCGGAGAGTGCTTTGATAAATTTGCGAAGATGGCGGGTCTTGGTTTTCCCGGCGGTGTGCGCATTGATCAAATGGCAAAGACGGGAAACCCCCATGCTTTTGAATTTCCTCGCAGTATGATTCACGACGAAACTTTCGATATGAGCTTTTCGGGTTTAAAATCCTCGGGCCAGCGCATGCTGGAACAACTAGGTCCTGAGTTAGTTCAAGAGCAGCTTCCCGATCTTTGTGCTTCTTTTCAAGAAGCTATTGTCGATGTTCTTATTGCTAAATTAGATCGAGCGGCCAAAGTATTTAGATCCAAGCGCGTGATTTTAACCGGCGGCGTGAGTGCGAATTCTCGTCTGCGCGCGCGTGCGGAAGAATGGGCCGCGAAAAAAGGTCTGACGCTCGTAGTTCCACCGATCCGCTATTGCACGGATAATGCGGCGATGATCGGGTACGCAGGTGTTCTAAGAATGAATGCCGGGGAATTTTCAAACATCGACCTCGGACCTTCACCTCAAGTTTTGACAACGGATTTTAGATGA
- the rsmA gene encoding 16S rRNA (adenine(1518)-N(6)/adenine(1519)-N(6))-dimethyltransferase RsmA, with the protein MSQSRERLEHTLQELGILAKRSLGQNFLVSDVVIERIINQVKEFNPEELIEVGPGPGALTYFLKQMNVPLTLIELDRVIANYWREQGQNVLEEDALKLDWSRFYSDKKVVFVSNLPYQISSSIVIERSMEEKGVEHMVLMFQKEVAQRIRAVAKSEHYGLLSVIAQVFWKTEMVTEAGPRDFSPPPRVASRVLCFSRLQSEVKNRQAFLTFVKAAFAQRRKLLKKNLSGLLSQKKLTEEQLVGWITGMGFTETARAEELSPAQFVTLYKHFGFEA; encoded by the coding sequence ATGAGCCAATCACGCGAACGCTTAGAGCACACACTGCAAGAGTTAGGCATTCTTGCTAAAAGATCTTTGGGTCAAAACTTCTTGGTCAGCGATGTCGTCATTGAGCGCATCATCAACCAAGTGAAAGAGTTTAATCCCGAAGAGTTGATTGAGGTGGGTCCAGGGCCTGGCGCTTTAACTTATTTTCTAAAACAAATGAATGTGCCTTTGACTTTGATTGAGCTGGATCGCGTGATCGCGAACTACTGGCGCGAGCAGGGGCAGAATGTCCTTGAAGAAGATGCTCTGAAATTAGATTGGTCGCGCTTTTATTCAGACAAGAAAGTCGTTTTCGTCAGCAATCTGCCTTATCAGATTTCTTCAAGCATAGTGATTGAGCGTTCGATGGAAGAAAAAGGTGTTGAGCACATGGTTCTGATGTTTCAGAAAGAAGTGGCGCAAAGAATCCGTGCGGTGGCGAAGTCAGAGCATTACGGACTTTTAAGTGTTATTGCTCAAGTCTTCTGGAAGACGGAAATGGTGACTGAAGCGGGGCCGCGAGATTTTTCGCCTCCTCCTCGTGTCGCCAGCCGAGTGTTATGCTTTTCGCGTCTGCAAAGTGAAGTTAAAAACCGCCAAGCTTTCCTGACTTTCGTGAAAGCGGCCTTTGCCCAACGCCGCAAGCTTTTAAAGAAAAATTTGTCTGGTCTTTTAAGTCAAAAGAAGCTAACTGAAGAGCAATTGGTGGGCTGGATCACCGGCATGGGTTTTACAGAAACGGCTCGTGCGGAAGAACTGAGCCCTGCGCAGTTTGTGACTTTGTATAAGCACTTTGGATTTGAAGCATGA
- the smpB gene encoding SsrA-binding protein SmpB, with protein sequence MSILIVQENKKARFDYTIVETYEAGLQLMGSEVKSLRNKDVQLKDSYISFRGDEAFLQNAHIAEYKASSYNNHAPERLRKLLLNRKELDEIFGALKEKGYSCVPLKIYFKNGRAKLEIALVKGKKTHDKREAIKKRDVSDQIRSSLRRNR encoded by the coding sequence ATGAGCATTTTAATTGTTCAAGAGAACAAAAAAGCCCGATTCGATTACACGATCGTAGAAACGTACGAGGCGGGCTTGCAGCTTATGGGCAGCGAAGTGAAATCCTTGCGCAATAAAGATGTGCAGCTCAAAGACTCTTACATCTCTTTTCGCGGAGATGAAGCCTTCTTGCAGAATGCTCATATCGCTGAATACAAAGCCTCCAGTTACAACAATCATGCCCCTGAAAGACTTCGCAAACTTTTACTGAATCGCAAAGAGCTGGACGAGATTTTTGGTGCGTTGAAAGAAAAAGGCTATTCCTGCGTGCCGCTTAAAATCTATTTTAAAAACGGCCGTGCGAAATTAGAAATTGCTTTGGTGAAGGGTAAAAAGACTCACGACAAGCGTGAGGCCATTAAGAAACGCGACGTTTCTGATCAAATTCGCTCAAGTCTACGACGGAATCGTTAG